A region of the Sander vitreus isolate 19-12246 chromosome 1, sanVit1, whole genome shotgun sequence genome:
gaggtctctcagactgctctcgtaaataagaggcttttatttcgtcgttgacggtttgtttgtttaaatatcacaacacatgtccatcataagattaacaggaacctgtggttaactgtctttttggagttaaactccacaagggtgtcctgcggctcaccggcaaagaccgttgccgtgcttgcgtcactcccttacccctcctaccagtccacttggccagtgggaatgcaaacggaaaaaaagattttgggggagagtagttcttagaactgcttagaagtgtacttttcctctaaaaagtacaagtactatccggtcggaaagcacctttAGTCTCCTGCAGAGGAGGAACAGTACATGTCCCGcccgcctttttttttttttttttttgcagggtgGGAGGGGAAGACtgatgaatattcattagggaactcatccctgaatggctagtactcgttgtctgctctggttgggttggttaggtttaggcaagaggagtggttagggtaagaatgtcagggcgagccaatcagggatgagttccctaatgaatattcaaGTGTCTTCCCCTATCtatggtggccgacaggggcaaacaccctacaacttaagaaaacacacgcaaatagacaaaacacaagcaaattaagaaaacaacttcattaagttgacaacacatgcgaagcattcagcaaacgcactgcaaatacacacaacacaaccaaatacataaacgcactgcaaaaagaaaagcacacaaaccagaaaacaaatgcaacaaaaaaaccgCAGCAACCATTACACaacagaagttctccagacctctagagggagcagctaagtggaacagctggattttcgaccccaaggggggagagcgctctgcctttttattagagtcgggtatggctgcagcctggagaactccatagactgtatattaaattcatattattattaataacataatatattaataatttaaagtctatgctcctgtctcatgccctcccggctggtgccgtccccgagcttcggcttttcaaaataaaagcttgcgtctggtccgctatgtgtttgtactttggtgtgttggatgtttgtgaactaaacagtacggcaatcatgctaatgaatacaataactttttcagcagatgtcttacttacaacacgttggagttagcaaagcagttttgtgtttatatgtgcgagcgggatttattcagattgataaatcccacggtaaattggctggtttactaaacagggagggactataaatcctgtctgttttttgtatttcaagagcaaattgctccacaatatgaatacagattgatcacttattttgttggtaaccgttgttgtataatcacaatattacacatgaggaggcctatacttcagtaatgcgcctttcggacctcgaaatgaaaccctctcatgtaatatggcttaaacaaacgtcaacgttaaacgctgatgcagttttaaatgttttattaccacgagtttacaaacgtctctgctgattgagtatcacctgtgacctgagccgagacacactcaccaaaagagaaaacatatctcaaacatagacttaatatttacagtctatgaatgctctctcgctctctctctctctttctctctcgctctctccccccccccccttgttgaaaatcaagctgttccacttagctgctccctctagaggtctggagaacttccgttgtataatctggatgctgcgtttttttgttgcatttgttttctgggtttgtgtgcttttctttttgcattgtttcatatttgcagtgcgtttatgtatttggttgtgttgtgtgaagtTGCAGttcgtttgctgaatgctgcacatgtgttgtcaaattaattaagttgttttcttaatttgcttgtgttttgtctatttgcgtgtgttttcttaagcgtttgcccctgtcggccaccgtacctACTaccctgcaaaaacaaaaataaatagcgTCCCGCCCCCCCACCACTGTATAAAAGGCATGCTGCTTTCGTGGTATTAGTGAAAATTGCAGCCTCTATGGTCCACAAGCCGTTTTTGTGGTACTCTCTGGATATATACTTGTGTTGTGTGAAGTATTCTTCTACTCAGTTTCCAGTCTTCTGATTTCCGACAGTCAACCAAACGCACCATCAAGTTCTCGCGTTTTTGCGGTGCGTGCGCGTCGGTTGATCTTTCTGAGCGCAGCATCTACAACATGGCTGATGTTACAGCGGTAGAAGGAGAGAAACTCAGCAAAAAGTGAGCTTAATCTtttattccatcgcattttaaCCATTATCAACCCTTAACGCATTGTTGTTTTCCTCCAACAATTTGTTATTTTAGCAGTTATGACTGTTTTAATTTGGCTATGCAATATTATAAAGCGTTGCATCAGGTCAAACGGTGATAGCGAAGTGAGGGCTCCATATGGTGACACCACAAGCCTACAGATCCCAGGATTCAGTTCGTTTGTGTCTCTTGGTAGTTGTAGTCCTGGACATGAGCTGAAGCCAATCGCAGTAGTGCCTTTTACTAATCAATAAAACTACAAGATCCACAATTTAATCAAATAAATTGCTTTCAGACGTTGGTCGAAATCGTGTGGTTTCGTTTCCTTGTGTCAGATATTGGTTTTAACGTATGGTATATTTAATGTTAAATTTTTCTAGCAGAGTACTTTGTTATTATGTATTTTAGGGGTATAGAGGCGTCTGAACAATTCTTAAATCATGCTAACTGGTTGTTCTTCGATCTAGCTTTAACGTTACTATATCTGACTTAGTCTAATGTCTCCGACACACCCCTGGCtaaccaaaagtaaaagtaaacctAATCTGATTCACTACGAGTTAACCTTACTAACGTGTTTTTACCTTATTGACTGTATTTGTGATCTGTCTTGGTGCAGACTAGTAGAGTTATATTCTTCTAGTATATCATTTTGCCTGGTGGGCCAAAGACAGCctctactgtatatactgtaagcTACACTGTCTTTGTATATATGTCTATTTTTTCAGGTCTGTCTGCTGACTCTGGTAGCTCAGCATGCTGTGTCTGGTCAGGGCAGCCAGGCAGCAGCTGTGCCAACTTACCTTTGGGGTCAGGGGACAGTGGTTAAAATGTGCACCCCCATGTACAACTGTAGTCCCTGCTCAAATTTACGGGATCCGTTGGAGAGGTGACAAAAGGTTGGTGGCTTTTCCATttcaatgagaaaaacaaccaacCTTTTGTCATCGGAGAAAATGAGGTCCCCTTTCCCCTTCCGCATGAGTGTTTGTCTCTGTTAATAGTTGATTGTGCCGtggccttgttttttttaattttattttaaacaccagaaaagcataaaatgtgcagttgttacattttgttaAGCAGTTGGAACATCCATGCAACTTCAGTTGTAGTTGCATCATTGACAGCAAACTTCTATATCGGAAATatgaatattataaataaatatctaaCCTTTGACTCATCTTTGATTACTCCTTTCTTACTCATCAGTGAGCTGAAGAGACGAATGAAAGCTGAAAAGAAGGCGGCTGAGAAAGAAGCCAAGGTCAAAGAGCAGGTGGAGCAAAAACAGGAATCCAATGACCAGGCGGCACAAAATGCCTGTGGGTTGGATGAGGAGACACTTGACCCAAATGTGAGAGATTTATGTGATCATATACCTTACTTTTTACTTATTATACCCttcattttttaatgtttttgtataaATGCAATAATTTGTTTCTCTCTAACATAGCAATATTACAAGATCCGCACCCAGGCCATTGAGGACCTGAAGGGCACAGCAGAGGACCCCTACCCTCACAAGTATCATGTAGACTTGTCACTTACAGAGTTCATCGAGAAATACAATAATCTACAACCTGGAGACCAGCTGACTGATGTTGTTCTCAATGTGTCGGGTACCAGGAATACTTTATGATATTAAACATATTTGCCATTTTATATGTGCAGTGTAATCCATCAGTAGATAACCTGTTAAACTTGATATATAATTTAACAGGCCGTGTCCATGCAAAAAGGGCTTCTGGTGCCAAGCTGATTTTCTACGACCTGCGAGGTGAAGGCGTCAAGTTGCAAGTCATGGCAAACTCAAGGTACAGAATGATAtccttggtaaaaaaaaaaaagtcatcatgTCTGCAAACGGATGGAGATTTGTACAGAGTGGCATGGAAAGTTGAAGTTGTTTACAAGTTATAATTATACTTGGCGTGGAGGAAAACTAGTAAAACGTGTTTAGGCTCTTGGGAAGCTTCATGGTGTCACACACTGAGTCAGTGCACGTTATTGCAGCAAATGTTTGTAGTGTTATGTAGGGAATTCATTGgctatttgcatttttttttaaaaacacagactGAAAAACCACTCAACTCAGAAAGTTTACTTGATTATGTGATTATTTCAGTCAGATGTCACATTTCTGTGTTGTGAAACGTTATTTGGTATATCATCGCACCTctaactgtttgtttttcattatgtGGTTAATTGAGAGTGCAGTGAGTGATCTTCTTTCACTCTGTCAGGAGTTACAAGTCTGAGGAGGCCTTTGTAGCCATCAACAACAAACTGCGGCGCGGTGATATTATCGGTGTTCGCGGTAACCCAGGGAAGACAAAAAAAGGGGAGCTGAGCATCATCCCCATCGAGATGACCCTACTGTCACCATGTTTGCACATGTTGCCCCACCTCCACTTTGGCCTCAAAGACAAGGTAATGCCCATCATGATTAGACACACAGTTAGTGAGAGATGcacttttgtccctttttctcgAAAAGACACTAAATCACAGTTACTGCAAATACCACATTTCGAAGGGAGAGTGGACTACATAGAGTCGAAGGATTAGTTCTTAAGTCCCACTATTTTcaatatacatacaatatatatttaGGGCATTGGCATTTAAGTTAAGCATGTAAGTTTGATTTGTCAAACACAGGTGTCATGGCTGTGGTATAGAGGCTAAGCATAGACGTTACCTCCACACCATCACTGAGggacaaaacaaaccaacacaTGGCTAAATCAAAAGTGTAGAGCTGCAATATTTGGAGGAACACAATGTTAAACTCATTGttttatgttgctttttttgtggTCTTTTCAGAAACTGTGCTGCTAGAGGACACATGACTCTTACCAGAGAAATACGAATCTAGCAGAACTGATTTTGACATCAGTTCAAAATGCTTTTCATTATattagtgttttgtttttattatcagCCAGCCCCAGTTGCAGTGTCACAAAGTGGAAAACCGTAAAGCTTTTCAGTGATGTTAATTTTACTGAATTATGTTCATAGTAGCCTGTGTTGATGGGAAGAAGACAAAGTGACCAGTCATTACAAAAGGCAATAAGCAATGTTGAAGCATTTTTGTCTCTGCACTGTAATTTCTTTTAAAGGAAACACGATTTCGCCAACGCTACTTGGATCTGATTCTCAATGACTATGTGAGGCAAAAGTTTATAACTCGCTCCAAAATCATCACATACCTGCGCAGCTTCCTGGACCAGCTGGGCTTTTTGGAGGTAAGAATTGGTGTCTGTAGTGTGATGAGACATCCGGGTTGACGTCACACAACTAATTAATTAAACAGTATATCTTAAGTTTGAAGTTTGAGTGAAAAAAGTTTGTATACACAAATTAACATTTGAATTTATACAAAAAATAGGGATTTTATAATGCTCTAGTTTTTTAAATTAGTTCCACATTTAAGGCAGTTAGAATTAGTCAGCGTAAGCTAGTTTGCTGAGTCATGTTTGTTGTTACTTTAGATTGAGACACCAATGATGAACGTTATTCCTGGTGGAGCAGTGGCCCGTCCATTTGTTACTTACCACAACGAGCTGGATATGAACCTCTACATGAGGATTGCGCCTGAGCTCTACCACAAGGTAATATGCTTTTCAGTCACCCATCACTTTCAAGAGCTGTCCTTGGTAACCAATCACTACCAGGGGCCTGGcttttggatatttttttttttttttttttttacattggtcAAATATTAACGCTGCACATCATATCTTTACCACAGATGCTTGTGGTTGGTGGACTAGACAGAGTGTATGAGATTGGTCGTCAGTTCAGGAATGAAGGCATCGATCTCACTCACAATCCAGAGTTCACCACCTGTGAATTCTACATGGCATATGCTGATTACCATGACTTGATGGAAATCACAGAGAAACTACTCTCAGGTAAGTGAAAACACATAGTGAGCATAGTGAGAAATAGTTAATAGAAAGATAGCTGgtcgcctgggtagctcacctggtagagcgtgtgcccatatacagaggctcagtcctcgacgcagcaaaCGCCTGTCTAAACAGGTATGTCTTTATCTAGACGTACCTGTTCAGACAGGCGTTTGGTTGACATTTTACTTACCTGCCTATTTTTGGCACTCTTgttaggacaattccggcgcaaattgaacctaggggttaataacatatgtgtactagggctgttggaacgaataccaaaattcaaatataaatcgaatagtaaaaaaatcaatactgttcgaatgctgaaattactattcgaatgtgactttttttttttataataaatatacgTTATATATAATAAACGTTAGCTATCTTCCCcttctcgccttggcctacccgcatgtgtGATTCATGTCGTATGAACAAAAAtttagcgggagtgagaaacacaaggcattctgaggtctaagctaacgttacgtaccaagtaacgttagtacagcattacggagctaacgttacgtaccgagtaacgttagtacacgGGGGAGTGACatgctgcggctggaaatcataagaaggacgggaaatagttttaacatgactttaaaatcgacatccatcCGAGCCAAAATTCTTATATCAATATTATaaatagttagctcgttctggtttcctaactgcgtcgtgaggtatagtaacgttagcttagctgggagcttcatggagaaagCTAAAGTTGATGTTAACTGCCTTACAGCTGTCTGTTAGCTTCCAcgtcatatattaccttcttacagctgtattctcagtaacgtgacaatctgctggaaacaggttgcttataaatcactaaaatagtagtgacagcaccgtttggcttggTTATTAATGCAGTTAGCGTCGTTTGTTACTTACCTAGTTTATGATaaatcgtttcggctgtgcttccTAACATGatattgtgctaaccgagcaccgttagcctttacaacagagccgcttcactacacttgttagataacgtttcattacagagttctgttgatttgtgtttgtcgctgtgtgctcgtggtggaaaatgaatgtaaacaaagttgcgTGTAGGTCGCCtcaaggccaggctaatgttagaagtccctctagGGGACataacgtgtaacaacaaccacatgcttatagtggcattgacaatgcatgagcctgagtagtgtagtagatattatttaacaggctgcaattgagcattaaatattcgaatattattcgaatattaaaaaaatatcaaatggaattcgaatagtattatagaggaagattgacagctctaatgtgtaccgagtcgaacattctctgggatctgttttcatactaatcaaatgtgtctctagcttgaaacaagctaagTTTGCGtatagggaccctcattatgctaccgtttaagtgtggtgctatttcgagccttgttagtggtatcaaATAGGGATTTAccctgtgccccgaaagctagcgttagcagctaccccccggtttgcggtagcttgtttcaagctagagacgcattcgattagcatgaaaacagatcccagagaacgttcgactcggtacacatatgttatgttattaacccctaggttcattatgggagcgccggaattgtccttttaaggAGATTACCTTTGTGCCATTTCTTCTTAATGTCTTTTCAGTTAAGTCACAGGAAATGCGTCCaatgagcaaataaaaaaaaaaaaaaaactgctgtacTTAACACAGTCAGTGCGTTTACAAAACCGATTATATTCGGGATAAGGCAATACCCCGATTTCTCAAACGCCATGTAACACCTTACCCCGGTTAAAATCGGAGTTCTATTAACCCGGGTAACAGAGGTACTGAACTCTAACTGGGGTATGCCTccatgtatacaccttaaccGGGCTATGATCGGTTTAAGCGTCTGTGCATGCTTCAACTGCCCCTCCCCTGCAGTGGTTTTTGAACCGGACATAATCCGTCAGTGTGCTGTGAGTCATAGTCGTTGCTATGACACCATAGAACAAAACAGCGATGCCCGAATCAGCAGGCCATCGGCAGCAAAAAGCCTGCGGTCCGTCTACTTTACTCCCTGCCGAGACGGCAGCGGACATCGGGAGATGGCTAAACGGGTTGTCCATCTCCGGGGCTGTCAACGTTGTGTCTCGGCAAAAACAGTGGAGGGACGGAGCAGCCCCCGCTGCGGCCgctggctaacgttaatgttattGAGCTAATgaagttagcttgctaattccacccgacACTGGTTACAGATAACGTTCTAATGAGCCAAACAAGTTGTCAGTCATCTGGCAGAAA
Encoded here:
- the kars1 gene encoding lysine--tRNA ligase isoform X3, whose amino-acid sequence is MADVTAVEGEKLSKNELKRRMKAEKKAAEKEAKVKEQVEQKQESNDQAAQNACGLDEETLDPNQYYKIRTQAIEDLKGTAEDPYPHKYHVDLSLTEFIEKYNNLQPGDQLTDVVLNVSGRVHAKRASGAKLIFYDLRGEGVKLQVMANSRSYKSEEAFVAINNKLRRGDIIGVRGNPGKTKKGELSIIPIEMTLLSPCLHMLPHLHFGLKDKETRFRQRYLDLILNDYVRQKFITRSKIITYLRSFLDQLGFLEIETPMMNVIPGGAVARPFVTYHNELDMNLYMRIAPELYHKMLVVGGLDRVYEIGRQFRNEGIDLTHNPEFTTCEFYMAYADYHDLMEITEKLLSGMVKHITGGYKVTYHPDGPEGQACEIDFTPPFRRVSMTHDLEKIMGVKFPPATSYDSDETRAFFDKLCTQKGVECPQPRTTARLLDKLVGDFLEVTCINPTFICDHPQIMSPLAKWHRSEKGLTERFELFVMKKEICNAYTELNDPIRQRQLFAQQAMAKAEGDDEAMFVDETFCTALEYGLPPTAGWGMGIDRLTMFLTDSNNIKEVLLFPAMKPDDNKTSAPTEGTSV
- the kars1 gene encoding lysine--tRNA ligase isoform X1; the encoded protein is MSPTHPWLTKSKSKPNLIHYELTLLTCFYLIDCICDLSWCRLVELYSSSISFCLVGQRQPLLYILELKRRMKAEKKAAEKEAKVKEQVEQKQESNDQAAQNACGLDEETLDPNQYYKIRTQAIEDLKGTAEDPYPHKYHVDLSLTEFIEKYNNLQPGDQLTDVVLNVSGRVHAKRASGAKLIFYDLRGEGVKLQVMANSRSYKSEEAFVAINNKLRRGDIIGVRGNPGKTKKGELSIIPIEMTLLSPCLHMLPHLHFGLKDKETRFRQRYLDLILNDYVRQKFITRSKIITYLRSFLDQLGFLEIETPMMNVIPGGAVARPFVTYHNELDMNLYMRIAPELYHKMLVVGGLDRVYEIGRQFRNEGIDLTHNPEFTTCEFYMAYADYHDLMEITEKLLSGMVKHITGGYKVTYHPDGPEGQACEIDFTPPFRRVSMTHDLEKIMGVKFPPATSYDSDETRAFFDKLCTQKGVECPQPRTTARLLDKLVGDFLEVTCINPTFICDHPQIMSPLAKWHRSEKGLTERFELFVMKKEICNAYTELNDPIRQRQLFAQQAMAKAEGDDEAMFVDETFCTALEYGLPPTAGWGMGIDRLTMFLTDSNNIKEVLLFPAMKPDDNKTSAPTEGTSV
- the kars1 gene encoding lysine--tRNA ligase isoform X2; translation: MLCLVRAARQQLCQLTFGVRGQWLKCAPPCTTVVPAQIYGIRWRGDKSELKRRMKAEKKAAEKEAKVKEQVEQKQESNDQAAQNACGLDEETLDPNQYYKIRTQAIEDLKGTAEDPYPHKYHVDLSLTEFIEKYNNLQPGDQLTDVVLNVSGRVHAKRASGAKLIFYDLRGEGVKLQVMANSRSYKSEEAFVAINNKLRRGDIIGVRGNPGKTKKGELSIIPIEMTLLSPCLHMLPHLHFGLKDKETRFRQRYLDLILNDYVRQKFITRSKIITYLRSFLDQLGFLEIETPMMNVIPGGAVARPFVTYHNELDMNLYMRIAPELYHKMLVVGGLDRVYEIGRQFRNEGIDLTHNPEFTTCEFYMAYADYHDLMEITEKLLSGMVKHITGGYKVTYHPDGPEGQACEIDFTPPFRRVSMTHDLEKIMGVKFPPATSYDSDETRAFFDKLCTQKGVECPQPRTTARLLDKLVGDFLEVTCINPTFICDHPQIMSPLAKWHRSEKGLTERFELFVMKKEICNAYTELNDPIRQRQLFAQQAMAKAEGDDEAMFVDETFCTALEYGLPPTAGWGMGIDRLTMFLTDSNNIKEVLLFPAMKPDDNKTSAPTEGTSV